The following are encoded in a window of Bacillus sp. SORGH_AS_0510 genomic DNA:
- a CDS encoding S1C family serine protease, translating to MKRALFTIPLSLLLIAVIVTSFVLINIKPATGNIAQAQKLAEYTKPAVVRILDYAVVEWQFNNPNDPEVMAIMEQLNYQSVLGGSGSGGIISSDGYIVTNAHVVETTQMKDEDIANAAFEQLVNIMADYFKVDYDTAYNYMLNYTQYTGIKKVIKVILPGGDVLDGEVKSYGAPINEGKDVAVLKIEGKNLPTLPLGNSDNIQNQDNIWVIGYPAAADSDLLSPDSSLVSSMNAGQISATSKKTEQGSPVIQINAAATHGNSGGPVINEKGEIIGLLTFRGDTVNGQEVQGFNFAVPVNTVKEFVNQAGVRNTKSETDKLYQEGLELYWGGYYKHALEKFEAVQRIYPNHSEIKQYIANSEKKMDSSKTLWSDYATIFYIIDGVSGLLILVLLVFTFAFKPKKPVVAAAVPGPTPPMNGNGGLTDLNGDGKIDVQDILQALQEQQRKQNNNDNNNN from the coding sequence TTGAAAAGAGCCCTTTTTACCATACCTTTAAGCTTACTCCTTATCGCAGTAATTGTTACCTCCTTTGTTCTCATAAACATCAAACCAGCGACGGGCAACATTGCTCAAGCTCAAAAGCTAGCAGAATATACAAAGCCGGCGGTTGTTCGGATACTCGACTACGCGGTTGTAGAATGGCAATTTAATAACCCAAATGACCCTGAAGTAATGGCCATTATGGAGCAACTAAACTATCAATCAGTTCTAGGCGGTTCTGGTTCTGGGGGAATTATTAGCTCGGATGGCTATATCGTGACGAATGCTCATGTGGTTGAAACGACGCAAATGAAAGATGAAGACATTGCCAATGCTGCCTTTGAACAATTAGTTAACATTATGGCAGACTACTTTAAAGTAGATTACGATACTGCTTATAATTACATGCTGAACTATACACAATACACAGGTATTAAAAAAGTCATTAAGGTTATTTTACCGGGTGGAGACGTCCTTGATGGCGAAGTGAAAAGCTACGGCGCTCCGATTAACGAAGGAAAAGATGTAGCTGTCTTAAAAATTGAAGGGAAGAACCTTCCTACCCTACCACTTGGAAACTCAGACAATATCCAGAACCAAGATAATATCTGGGTCATTGGTTACCCGGCAGCAGCTGACTCTGACTTACTATCACCAGACTCCTCTTTAGTCTCCTCGATGAATGCAGGACAAATTTCTGCTACTTCGAAAAAGACGGAACAAGGCAGTCCGGTTATCCAAATTAATGCCGCAGCCACTCATGGAAATAGCGGCGGTCCTGTAATCAATGAGAAAGGCGAGATTATTGGGCTCCTCACTTTTAGAGGTGATACCGTAAACGGACAGGAGGTTCAGGGCTTTAACTTTGCCGTACCTGTCAACACAGTGAAGGAATTTGTAAACCAGGCCGGTGTGAGGAATACAAAGAGTGAAACAGATAAGCTCTACCAAGAGGGCCTAGAATTATATTGGGGCGGCTATTACAAGCATGCCTTAGAAAAATTTGAGGCAGTCCAGCGAATTTATCCAAATCACTCTGAAATCAAGCAATATATTGCTAATTCCGAGAAGAAGATGGATAGCAGTAAGACGTTATGGTCCGATTATGCGACTATTTTCTATATTATTGATGGTGTGTCAGGGTTGCTTATTCTTGTATTACTGGTGTTCACCTTTGCATTTAAACCGAAAAAGCCTGTTGTAGCGGCAGCGGTACCTGGTCCAACACCACCAATGAATGGAAATGGCGGCTTAACTGATCTCAATGGTGATGGAAAAATTGATGTGCAAGACATTCTTCAAGCGTTGCAGGAACAACAAAGAAAACAGAATAATAATGATAATAACAATAACTAA
- the wecB gene encoding non-hydrolyzing UDP-N-acetylglucosamine 2-epimerase, producing MENQLKVMTVFGTRPEAIKMAPLVKELEKYPDQIKSIVTVTAQHREMLDQVLNIFDITPDYDLNIMKARQSLIDVTTRSLEGLNQVLAEVKPDIVLVHGDTTTTFVASLAAFYHQIPIGHVEAGLRTHNKYSPYPEEMNRQLTGVLADLHFSPTVQSKQNLVVENKKEESIFITGNTAIDALKTTVKESYSHPVLEKLGNDRLVLMTAHRRENTGEPMENMFRAIRRVVEKHEDVQVVYPVHMNPVVREIANRVLGQNDRIHLIEPLDVIDFHNFASRAYLILTDSGGVQEEAPSLGVPVLVLRDTTERPEGIEAGTLKLAGTDEETIFGLADELLSDNTAHDKMAKASNPYGDGLASRRIVEAILYHFGKNEEKPADFDPTK from the coding sequence ATGGAGAATCAATTAAAGGTAATGACAGTGTTCGGAACAAGACCCGAAGCTATTAAAATGGCTCCACTAGTAAAGGAGCTTGAAAAATATCCTGATCAAATCAAATCGATTGTCACAGTTACTGCACAGCACCGTGAAATGCTTGACCAGGTGTTGAATATTTTTGACATAACACCTGACTATGACTTAAATATCATGAAGGCAAGACAATCCTTGATCGATGTAACTACTCGAAGCTTAGAAGGACTTAATCAAGTATTAGCGGAAGTAAAGCCAGATATCGTTTTGGTGCATGGAGACACAACGACTACGTTTGTGGCAAGCCTGGCTGCTTTTTATCACCAGATTCCAATTGGACATGTGGAAGCAGGCTTACGGACGCATAATAAATATTCGCCATACCCAGAGGAGATGAACCGTCAATTAACTGGGGTGTTGGCGGACCTTCATTTTTCTCCAACGGTTCAATCGAAGCAAAACCTGGTTGTGGAAAATAAAAAGGAAGAGAGCATCTTTATTACTGGAAACACAGCAATTGATGCATTAAAGACGACAGTCAAGGAGTCATATTCTCATCCGGTTCTTGAGAAGCTTGGCAATGACCGTTTGGTCCTCATGACTGCACATCGCCGTGAAAATACCGGGGAACCAATGGAAAACATGTTCCGTGCCATCCGCCGTGTCGTGGAAAAACACGAGGACGTGCAAGTGGTATATCCTGTTCACATGAACCCTGTGGTACGTGAAATTGCGAACCGGGTGCTAGGGCAGAATGACCGTATTCATTTGATCGAGCCGTTAGATGTGATTGATTTCCACAACTTTGCATCCAGAGCGTATCTGATTTTGACGGATTCGGGCGGTGTTCAGGAAGAGGCTCCATCGCTAGGTGTTCCTGTGCTTGTGTTGCGTGATACAACAGAGCGTCCGGAGGGAATCGAAGCAGGTACATTAAAGTTAGCCGGTACGGATGAAGAGACCATCTTTGGTTTAGCAGATGAGCTATTATCGGACAATACTGCGCATGATAAAATGGCGAAAGCATCTAATCCGTATGGAGACGGTCTTGCTTCTAGGCGAATTGTAGAAGCTATTCTGTATCATTTTGGCAAAAACGAAGAGAAGCCAGCTGATTTTGATCCAACCAAGTAA
- a CDS encoding VOC family protein — MKLMKIHHIAVICSNYERSKDFYVRILGLTPVSEVYREERDSYKLDLAVNGEYQIELFSFPDPPPRPSYPEAAGLRHLAFEVEDIEAELSYLESHQITVEPIRVDPLTNKKFTFFADPDGLPIELYER; from the coding sequence ATGAAATTAATGAAAATCCATCATATCGCAGTGATTTGTTCAAATTATGAACGGTCAAAGGATTTCTATGTTCGGATTTTGGGGCTGACTCCTGTAAGCGAAGTGTATCGTGAGGAACGAGATTCCTATAAGCTTGATTTGGCTGTTAACGGAGAGTATCAAATCGAGCTGTTTTCTTTTCCCGATCCACCACCGAGACCAAGTTATCCAGAAGCGGCTGGATTACGGCATCTCGCGTTTGAAGTGGAGGATATCGAAGCGGAATTATCCTATTTGGAGAGTCATCAAATCACAGTGGAGCCCATTCGCGTGGACCCTTTAACCAACAAGAAATTCACCTTCTTCGCAGACCCAGACGGCCTGCCCATTGAACTATACGAGCGATAA
- a CDS encoding 5-bromo-4-chloroindolyl phosphate hydrolysis family protein, whose translation MNPILSLIVRSFVAVPVTVLTWLLLFFPFGQGFWASTFFAILGGILTHVILAYIQNVHFLKKHQLSRKEYRYIQKNLSEAKRKINRLNKNLFSIRDLSSVKQRIDILRITKKIQKMTMKEPKRFYQAEQFYFSHLDSVVELTEKYSFLSSQPKQNMEMGQSLNETRRTLNELTKVLEEDLYHVISDDIDTLNFEIDVAKHSINKQKDSKFPEENRWTK comes from the coding sequence ATGAATCCAATTTTATCGTTGATTGTACGATCGTTTGTAGCTGTCCCTGTTACTGTTCTTACATGGCTGCTATTATTTTTCCCTTTTGGTCAGGGATTCTGGGCCTCCACGTTCTTTGCCATTCTAGGAGGAATCCTTACCCATGTGATCCTAGCGTATATTCAGAACGTTCACTTTTTAAAGAAGCATCAATTGTCGAGAAAAGAATATCGCTACATTCAGAAAAATTTATCAGAGGCGAAACGGAAAATTAACCGTTTGAATAAAAACCTTTTTTCCATTCGAGACCTATCCTCTGTCAAACAAAGAATCGATATTTTACGTATTACTAAAAAGATACAAAAAATGACGATGAAAGAACCAAAGCGTTTTTACCAAGCCGAACAATTCTACTTCTCACACTTAGATTCCGTCGTCGAACTTACGGAAAAATATAGCTTCCTTTCCTCCCAACCAAAACAGAACATGGAAATGGGACAGTCTTTAAACGAAACGCGCAGAACCTTAAACGAGCTGACAAAGGTGTTGGAAGAGGACTTATACCATGTGATTTCCGATGATATTGATACATTAAACTTTGAAATTGACGTCGCAAAGCATTCGATCAATAAGCAAAAGGATTCCAAATTCCCTGAAGAAAATAGGTGGACTAAATGA
- a CDS encoding toxic anion resistance protein, with the protein MSENNPIELNKSGNLLDDILADPFGDQLEPAKQSVQQSSSSEAKPVKLIDVIPEEHRAKAYQIAEQIDPTNHQAMIQYGTQAQGKLLSFSHTMLEHVQKKDVGEIGDIINDLMKRLNEVNPDELKDGKPSLFARMFGRISGSLQEVLSKYQKTGAQIDRISVKLDRSKNVLLSDIKLLEQLYETNKEYFHALNVYIAAGEIKLEEMQTKTIPQLKRAAEATNDQMKFQEVNDMIQFADRLDKRLYDLKLSREITIQSAPQIRLIQNTNQALVEKIQSSIMTAIPLWKNQVAIALTLIRQRHAVEAQKQVSKTTNELLLKNAEMLKTNTIETAKENERGLVDIETLKKTQENLISTLEETMRIQEEGRQKRRLAEQDLANMENDLRLKLLEIKGK; encoded by the coding sequence ATGAGTGAAAATAATCCAATTGAATTAAATAAAAGTGGCAATCTACTAGATGATATTCTAGCAGACCCGTTTGGTGATCAACTTGAGCCTGCTAAACAATCAGTCCAACAGTCAAGTTCAAGCGAGGCCAAGCCAGTTAAGCTAATAGATGTGATCCCAGAGGAGCACCGGGCCAAGGCCTATCAAATTGCGGAGCAAATCGATCCGACCAATCACCAGGCCATGATTCAATACGGAACCCAGGCCCAAGGAAAGCTGTTGTCTTTCTCCCATACCATGCTTGAGCATGTTCAGAAAAAGGATGTGGGTGAGATTGGGGACATCATCAATGATTTAATGAAACGATTGAATGAAGTAAATCCGGATGAACTAAAGGATGGGAAGCCATCCTTGTTTGCTCGGATGTTTGGTAGAATTTCCGGTTCCTTGCAGGAGGTACTATCCAAGTACCAGAAAACAGGGGCGCAAATTGATCGGATTAGTGTGAAGTTGGACCGCAGTAAAAACGTTCTTTTATCGGATATTAAGCTGCTTGAACAGCTGTACGAGACAAATAAAGAATATTTTCATGCACTAAATGTGTATATTGCTGCAGGAGAGATTAAGCTTGAGGAGATGCAGACAAAGACCATCCCGCAGTTGAAGAGAGCAGCAGAAGCCACCAATGACCAAATGAAGTTTCAAGAAGTGAACGATATGATTCAGTTCGCAGACCGTTTGGATAAGCGTCTGTATGATCTGAAATTAAGCCGGGAAATCACGATTCAAAGTGCACCTCAAATCCGGTTGATTCAAAATACCAACCAAGCCCTTGTGGAGAAAATTCAATCGTCCATTATGACGGCGATCCCATTATGGAAGAACCAAGTGGCGATTGCCTTGACATTAATCCGTCAACGCCATGCAGTCGAGGCTCAGAAGCAGGTCTCGAAAACGACTAATGAGTTACTGTTAAAAAATGCAGAAATGCTTAAAACTAACACTATTGAGACGGCAAAGGAAAATGAGCGCGGCCTTGTGGACATCGAAACATTAAAGAAAACACAAGAAAACCTAATCTCGACACTTGAAGAAACGATGAGAATACAGGAAGAAGGACGGCAAAAGCGCCGCTTAGCGGAACAAGATCTCGCCAATATGGAGAATGACCTTCGCCTCAAACTACTTGAAATCAAAGGCAAATAA
- a CDS encoding D-alanyl-D-alanine carboxypeptidase family protein, which translates to MFKLRVAVLFLILSVVTITGCSLKKHFMQNEEENSSKTSTISGEKNTIANKSGNDIVDYSIQVVSAPEAIPVLVNKVNKLPDSYTPTDLVNPNIPFTFTQKSEKRKMRAKAAAAIEKLFAGAKQDGIDLLGVSAYRSHAAQTVLFNYYVSLDGYDTARTYSAIPGTSEHETGLAIDVTGGDGKCAAEDCFAGTPEASWLEEHASDYGFIIRYPQGKDSVTGYKYEPWHLRYVGKSIAKKIMNRGITLEEYLETTPVNN; encoded by the coding sequence ATGTTTAAACTACGTGTTGCTGTTTTATTTCTGATCCTATCAGTTGTCACTATTACGGGTTGTTCATTGAAAAAACATTTTATGCAAAATGAAGAAGAAAATTCAAGCAAAACGTCTACAATTAGCGGAGAAAAGAATACCATCGCTAATAAGAGCGGAAATGATATTGTTGACTATTCTATACAAGTCGTTTCTGCTCCTGAAGCAATTCCTGTTCTCGTCAATAAGGTGAATAAACTGCCGGATAGTTATACACCGACAGATTTGGTGAATCCCAACATTCCTTTTACATTTACACAGAAATCAGAGAAACGAAAAATGCGTGCCAAAGCGGCGGCAGCAATTGAAAAGTTATTCGCTGGTGCAAAGCAGGATGGAATCGATCTTCTTGGTGTTTCTGCCTATAGATCACATGCTGCTCAAACGGTTTTGTTCAATTATTATGTGAGTCTGGATGGATATGACACAGCAAGAACCTATAGTGCGATTCCTGGTACAAGCGAACATGAAACCGGCCTTGCCATTGATGTAACCGGCGGGGATGGAAAATGTGCAGCAGAAGATTGCTTTGCAGGGACTCCAGAAGCAAGTTGGCTGGAGGAGCATGCGTCCGACTACGGTTTCATTATTCGCTATCCACAAGGAAAAGACTCGGTTACAGGCTACAAATATGAGCCCTGGCACCTTCGCTACGTCGGAAAATCCATCGCCAAAAAAATCATGAACCGCGGCATCACCCTTGAAGAATACCTAGAAACCACTCCTGTTAATAACTAG
- a CDS encoding multicopper oxidase domain-containing protein, which produces MLVSSVLLVSACGKTTSTSEKVVKAEANKKAATQVFGPHENLNQKPTPMKITRIGEHEVNIEMTAQITDIEISKGDMYKAWTFNGEAPGPVIVVNQGDNINFTLKNMDPSIPHSMDMHAVHAAPSSDFANVMPNHTGTFSYPADNPGVFMYHCGTKPVLSHIANGMHGTIIVKPKTGYPTDADVDREFVIVQNEWYKYNDLNDFTNGTPKYVVFSTKALKEGDLNTNGTVGSLVDKPLLAKVGDKVRFYVMNVGPNEVSSFHVVGTLFDDVYMDGNPFNRLKGMQTVLLAASGGAVVEFTVTKEGSYPFVTHQFNHATKGAVGVLKVTKDGHDDGSETMSH; this is translated from the coding sequence ATTCTCGTTTCTTCTGTTCTATTAGTAAGTGCTTGTGGAAAAACCACTTCTACAAGTGAAAAAGTGGTGAAAGCCGAAGCCAACAAAAAAGCCGCTACACAAGTTTTCGGACCCCATGAGAATTTGAATCAGAAACCTACTCCTATGAAAATAACTCGCATCGGTGAACATGAGGTTAATATTGAAATGACCGCCCAGATTACAGACATAGAAATTTCTAAAGGTGATATGTATAAGGCATGGACATTTAATGGTGAAGCACCTGGCCCTGTCATTGTTGTTAACCAAGGGGATAACATTAATTTCACGCTAAAAAACATGGATCCGTCCATTCCACATAGCATGGATATGCATGCTGTCCATGCAGCACCATCCTCGGATTTTGCGAATGTTATGCCAAATCATACGGGGACATTTAGTTACCCAGCTGATAACCCTGGTGTGTTCATGTATCATTGTGGAACCAAACCTGTTCTCTCTCATATCGCCAATGGAATGCATGGTACGATCATTGTCAAACCGAAAACAGGCTATCCGACAGATGCAGATGTCGATCGTGAATTCGTTATTGTTCAAAATGAATGGTACAAATACAATGATCTAAACGATTTTACAAATGGAACTCCTAAATATGTTGTTTTCTCAACGAAGGCTTTAAAAGAGGGTGATTTGAATACAAATGGTACGGTTGGCTCTCTTGTTGACAAGCCGCTCCTTGCAAAAGTCGGGGATAAGGTTCGGTTCTATGTAATGAATGTGGGGCCAAATGAAGTGAGCAGTTTCCATGTTGTCGGTACCCTTTTTGACGATGTGTATATGGATGGGAATCCATTTAACCGATTGAAAGGTATGCAAACTGTCCTGCTGGCAGCAAGCGGCGGCGCGGTCGTCGAGTTTACCGTTACAAAGGAAGGTAGCTATCCCTTTGTTACCCATCAGTTCAATCATGCAACCAAAGGTGCCGTAGGGGTGTTGAAGGTAACTAAAGACGGTCATGACGACGGCAGTGAAACAATGTCCCATTAA
- a CDS encoding glycoside hydrolase family 3 N-terminal domain-containing protein, protein MSVFFRKKYLFALILIVVFLSSIPLMGARNAEAQETNVKNLVIDLNVPQVTREVRNNQIQLNPLHVYKDGHFMIASNLAWKSSNKNVASVTKDGLVTLKGHKGKTFISVSDGQYSDRISIQFKEDQVLVKKQEDSRYDLIGQALKQMTMEEKVGQMLMPDFRTWNGKNVTEMQPEIAQLVKDYHLGGVILFRENTVAADQTTKLVHAYQEASEKYGMLISIDQEGGIVTRLQTGTDFPGNMALGAARSDELAEKVGKAIGEELNALGINMNFGPVMDVNLNPDNPVIGVRSFGENPELVAQLGKAYIKGLQETGTASTAKHFPGHGDTAVDSHVGLPEVPHDIDRLKKVELYPFQQAMDAGIDAIMTAHVTFPKIDDSKAISKADGTEIAIPATLSKKVLTGLMREDMGYKGVIVTDAMNMGAISKHFGPVDAAIRAVQAGADILLMPVGVSEVANGIYKAVEKGDISTDRLDQSVERILTLKLNRGIVKAEEETSLDEKVENAMKIVGSAEHKAIEKEAAAQSITLVKNDGVLPLKTTNGDKIAVVGGSNFYMNLLADEVKKHHGNVIYINTSKQLTAAQLNQVNDAKYIIAGTYTSSVGGRAPTADQMVMTNQLIATGIPVVAVSARNPYDIMSYPTVGAYLVQYGFKPASFEAAANTIFGENQPTGKLPVTIYNQDGSVLYGYGHGLNY, encoded by the coding sequence ATGAGTGTGTTTTTTAGAAAAAAGTATCTTTTTGCATTGATCCTCATCGTAGTCTTTTTATCAAGTATTCCTCTGATGGGAGCTAGAAACGCAGAGGCACAAGAGACAAATGTGAAAAATTTAGTCATCGATCTCAATGTTCCTCAGGTAACAAGAGAGGTCAGAAATAATCAAATCCAATTGAATCCCTTACACGTGTATAAGGATGGCCATTTTATGATAGCCTCCAACCTCGCCTGGAAGTCATCTAATAAAAATGTAGCATCAGTTACAAAAGATGGACTGGTTACGTTAAAAGGACATAAGGGAAAAACCTTTATTTCGGTGAGCGATGGACAGTACAGTGATCGAATTTCTATTCAATTTAAGGAAGATCAGGTCCTTGTGAAAAAACAAGAAGATTCCCGCTATGATCTCATCGGTCAGGCATTAAAGCAGATGACGATGGAAGAAAAAGTGGGGCAAATGCTAATGCCGGATTTCCGGACATGGAATGGCAAGAATGTTACTGAAATGCAGCCGGAAATTGCTCAACTTGTAAAAGATTATCATCTCGGCGGCGTCATTTTATTCCGAGAAAATACAGTAGCGGCCGACCAAACCACCAAGCTGGTTCATGCTTATCAGGAGGCATCAGAAAAATACGGAATGCTGATTTCCATTGACCAAGAAGGCGGGATCGTCACACGTCTGCAAACAGGAACGGATTTTCCTGGGAACATGGCGCTCGGCGCTGCACGTTCAGACGAGCTAGCTGAAAAGGTCGGCAAAGCGATTGGGGAAGAACTGAACGCGCTAGGTATCAATATGAACTTTGGACCTGTCATGGATGTCAACTTAAATCCTGATAATCCAGTGATTGGCGTTCGATCATTTGGAGAAAACCCAGAGCTCGTCGCTCAATTGGGCAAGGCTTATATAAAAGGACTGCAAGAAACGGGAACGGCTTCCACAGCTAAGCACTTCCCAGGTCATGGTGATACGGCTGTGGATTCACATGTCGGGCTTCCAGAGGTGCCGCATGACATCGACCGTTTGAAAAAAGTAGAGCTGTATCCGTTCCAGCAGGCAATGGATGCCGGAATTGATGCCATCATGACGGCTCACGTAACGTTTCCGAAAATTGATGATTCAAAAGCCATTTCTAAAGCTGATGGCACGGAAATTGCGATTCCCGCCACATTATCTAAAAAAGTGTTAACTGGGTTAATGCGGGAGGATATGGGCTATAAAGGAGTTATTGTGACCGACGCCATGAACATGGGAGCCATTTCAAAGCACTTCGGTCCTGTAGACGCTGCAATCCGTGCGGTTCAAGCGGGTGCGGACATTCTTCTGATGCCAGTTGGAGTGTCTGAAGTCGCGAATGGAATATATAAAGCAGTGGAGAAGGGCGATATTTCAACGGACAGACTGGATCAATCAGTCGAGCGCATTTTAACATTGAAACTAAATCGAGGAATTGTGAAGGCCGAGGAAGAAACGAGCCTGGATGAGAAGGTAGAAAACGCGATGAAAATAGTCGGTTCTGCTGAACATAAGGCAATAGAAAAGGAAGCAGCCGCCCAATCAATCACCCTGGTGAAAAATGATGGCGTGCTTCCGCTTAAGACAACAAATGGAGATAAGATTGCAGTTGTCGGAGGTTCTAACTTCTATATGAATTTACTCGCTGACGAAGTGAAAAAGCATCATGGAAATGTAATCTATATCAATACTTCGAAGCAACTCACAGCAGCGCAGCTCAATCAAGTGAATGATGCTAAATATATCATTGCCGGAACGTATACTTCATCAGTAGGTGGCAGGGCACCTACAGCTGATCAAATGGTAATGACCAACCAGCTGATTGCAACAGGCATTCCTGTTGTGGCAGTAAGTGCAAGAAATCCATACGACATAATGTCCTATCCAACAGTTGGAGCCTATCTTGTCCAGTATGGCTTCAAACCAGCCAGCTTCGAAGCAGCAGCAAACACCATCTTCGGTGAAAACCAGCCAACAGGCAAGCTGCCAGTAACCATCTACAACCAAGACGGAAGCGTATTATACGGCTACGGCCATGGACTGAATTATTAA
- a CDS encoding ABC transporter ATP-binding protein produces MDEILRLTNVTKSFQHKKAVNDVSFTIGKGEVVAILGPNGAGKTTTISMILGLLKPTSGDVTLFNHQPHEKQVREKIGTMLQEVSVMPGLKVREILELIQSYYPHPLLMSELIQLTGLTEQDLKTRAEKLSGGQKRRLSFALALAGNPELIIFDEPTVGMDISARNRFWQTVRMLASQGKTIIFSTHYLQEADDAAGRILLFKDGSIVADGTPDQIKARISKQSVSFIVDPEQSLETLYQHQEINNIYRKNNRVYVQTSNTDQVLELIFQEKLGAHDIQIERGKLEEAFEQLTSEAKKEAI; encoded by the coding sequence ATGGATGAAATTTTACGCTTAACGAACGTGACAAAGTCATTTCAACATAAAAAGGCAGTCAATGATGTGAGTTTTACGATTGGAAAAGGAGAAGTGGTGGCGATCCTTGGTCCAAATGGCGCAGGGAAAACAACTACCATCTCCATGATCTTAGGCTTGCTCAAGCCGACCTCTGGAGATGTAACCCTATTTAATCACCAGCCACATGAAAAGCAGGTCCGAGAAAAAATCGGGACCATGCTTCAAGAAGTCAGTGTTATGCCGGGACTGAAGGTGCGTGAAATCCTCGAACTGATCCAGAGCTATTACCCGCATCCACTACTGATGAGTGAACTTATCCAACTAACGGGTCTAACCGAGCAGGATTTAAAAACCCGTGCCGAAAAATTGTCAGGAGGACAAAAGCGCCGCTTAAGCTTTGCGCTCGCACTTGCAGGAAACCCCGAACTAATCATATTTGATGAACCTACTGTCGGCATGGATATATCAGCGAGAAACCGCTTTTGGCAGACGGTCCGCATGCTGGCGTCACAAGGAAAAACAATTATTTTTTCCACCCATTACCTTCAGGAAGCCGATGACGCAGCAGGTCGGATTCTCCTATTTAAAGACGGTAGCATCGTCGCTGACGGAACGCCGGATCAAATCAAAGCGAGAATCTCCAAGCAATCCGTTTCCTTTATCGTCGATCCGGAACAGTCCTTGGAGACGTTATATCAGCATCAAGAAATTAATAATATCTATCGGAAAAATAACCGCGTATACGTACAAACATCAAACACGGATCAAGTGTTAGAGTTGATTTTTCAAGAGAAATTAGGCGCGCACGACATTCAAATAGAACGTGGAAAGCTAGAGGAAGCATTTGAGCAACTCACTAGCGAAGCAAAGAAGGAGGCTATTTAA
- a CDS encoding ABC transporter permease → MKTLQMQCKIEIIRVLRNRYFVFWSLVMPIAFYYIFTNLVNSDVPNKAEWQAHYLMSMTVFSVMGSSMMTLGIRLVQERSQGWSTFIRITPLSDTVYFAAQMIGQSVIHLLSITIIFIAGALINHVSLTAAEWVMSGIWILLGSLPFLAIGTLIGMMKKVETAAGISNVIYMVLAVAGGLWMPLEVMPKLVRSIAQWLPSYNFGNGAWEIVRGNMPHWKNILILVAYLAVFMLLSKYIRRKQEAV, encoded by the coding sequence ATGAAAACACTTCAAATGCAATGCAAAATAGAAATCATCAGGGTTTTAAGGAATCGGTATTTTGTTTTCTGGTCGCTCGTCATGCCGATAGCCTTCTACTATATTTTTACCAATCTAGTGAATTCAGATGTGCCGAACAAAGCCGAATGGCAGGCTCACTATTTAATGTCGATGACCGTATTCAGCGTAATGGGATCATCCATGATGACGCTTGGTATTCGCTTGGTGCAGGAACGCTCGCAGGGCTGGTCCACATTCATTCGCATCACACCTCTGTCTGACACGGTCTACTTTGCCGCCCAAATGATCGGGCAAAGCGTGATTCACCTTCTTTCCATTACGATTATTTTTATCGCAGGTGCTCTGATTAATCATGTGTCATTAACAGCTGCCGAATGGGTGATGAGCGGCATCTGGATTTTACTAGGCTCTCTGCCATTCCTTGCCATCGGTACTCTTATTGGCATGATGAAAAAAGTAGAAACCGCGGCTGGTATCAGCAATGTCATCTACATGGTCCTTGCGGTAGCCGGCGGTTTATGGATGCCGTTGGAAGTGATGCCGAAACTGGTGCGATCAATCGCTCAATGGCTGCCTTCCTACAACTTCGGAAATGGCGCCTGGGAAATCGTCCGCGGCAATATGCCTCATTGGAAAAATATTCTTATTTTAGTCGCCTACTTAGCTGTATTCATGCTACTATCGAAATATATTAGAAGAAAACAAGAAGCGGTGTGA